A genomic window from Candidatus Tumulicola sp. includes:
- a CDS encoding penicillin-binding protein 2: MKQKERTRLRARAVALFACFILVTLGLGSRLWFVQIRGGQAWTAYAGTQQRGKFDVSGRRGSIVDRFGIVFAATVPAVQIFAQPPDVKDARNEAAVLAPLLKRPEKSVLADLTSPEPFVYLARNAPKAVGQTISKLDLPGVGVKDEATGAHVDPQGHIGSTVIGFTGDDNQGLAGIEHTFNDVLAGKAGRIVADTDSQDRIIPFGQHMVDEPVVGDTVVLTIDRALQLAAEDVLSKTATKYNAASAVAIVMRVSTGEILALANWPDYDPNHWKSFGQDAYRNRAIADPYEPGSTFKIVTATAALDSAKVSLDDTFPAVDRLDIGGYVIHNADDGLVSSGRSREPLADIIAFSHNVGAAEVALHIGKTTMGDYIKRFGFDDVTGIDLSGESAGIGVSSDEWFGSRRATVAFGQGVSVTAIAIARAYAAVANGGLLMRPLIVRQILSPSGRVIKQYTPDPVRRVMRPQTAAKLLAMLRDVVKRGTGSNAQIAGYAVAGKTGTAQIVEAGGYMPGEYVASFVGIVPADKPQYVVLVNVERPRGAYYGGVVAAPAFRELARRVLWREGVLPKRADGADDALSPANDAKRTKRDKAQGNQGGRR, from the coding sequence GTGAAACAGAAGGAGCGGACCCGCCTGCGGGCCCGCGCGGTCGCTCTGTTCGCTTGTTTCATCCTCGTCACGTTGGGTCTGGGCAGCAGGCTGTGGTTCGTCCAGATCCGCGGCGGGCAAGCATGGACCGCCTACGCGGGAACCCAACAGCGCGGGAAATTCGACGTCAGCGGCAGGCGCGGCAGCATCGTCGACCGCTTCGGCATCGTGTTCGCCGCCACCGTGCCCGCCGTGCAGATCTTCGCGCAGCCGCCGGACGTCAAAGATGCCAGAAACGAAGCGGCCGTGCTCGCGCCGCTTCTGAAACGGCCGGAGAAGTCGGTGCTCGCCGATCTCACCTCGCCGGAGCCGTTCGTGTATCTCGCGCGTAACGCCCCAAAAGCCGTCGGGCAGACGATCAGCAAGCTGGACCTGCCGGGCGTCGGCGTGAAAGATGAAGCGACCGGCGCGCATGTCGATCCGCAGGGGCATATCGGTTCGACGGTCATCGGTTTTACCGGCGACGACAATCAAGGTCTCGCCGGGATCGAGCACACGTTCAATGACGTGCTCGCCGGCAAAGCCGGCCGCATCGTCGCCGACACCGACAGTCAGGATCGCATCATCCCCTTCGGTCAGCACATGGTGGACGAGCCGGTCGTCGGCGATACGGTCGTGCTCACGATCGATCGCGCATTACAGCTCGCGGCTGAAGACGTGCTCAGCAAGACCGCGACCAAGTATAACGCCGCAAGCGCCGTCGCCATCGTCATGCGCGTATCCACCGGCGAGATTCTCGCGCTGGCGAACTGGCCGGATTACGACCCGAACCATTGGAAGAGCTTCGGGCAAGACGCATACCGCAATCGCGCGATCGCGGATCCGTACGAGCCCGGCTCGACCTTCAAGATCGTCACCGCGACGGCCGCGCTGGATTCGGCGAAGGTGTCGCTCGATGACACGTTTCCGGCGGTGGATCGCCTCGACATCGGCGGTTACGTCATCCACAACGCAGATGACGGATTGGTGTCGTCCGGCAGATCGCGCGAGCCGCTCGCGGACATCATCGCATTCTCTCATAACGTCGGCGCTGCAGAGGTGGCGCTGCACATCGGCAAGACGACCATGGGCGACTACATCAAGCGTTTCGGTTTCGACGACGTCACCGGCATCGATCTCTCCGGCGAAAGCGCCGGCATCGGCGTCTCGTCCGACGAATGGTTCGGCTCGCGTCGCGCCACGGTCGCCTTCGGTCAGGGCGTGTCGGTGACGGCCATAGCGATCGCGCGCGCCTACGCGGCCGTCGCGAACGGCGGCCTGCTGATGCGGCCGCTCATCGTGCGACAGATTCTCTCGCCCAGCGGCCGTGTGATCAAGCAATACACGCCGGATCCGGTGCGCCGCGTCATGCGCCCGCAAACCGCCGCCAAACTGCTCGCCATGCTGCGCGACGTGGTGAAACGTGGCACGGGGAGCAACGCGCAGATCGCCGGCTACGCTGTCGCGGGCAAGACCGGAACCGCGCAAATCGTCGAAGCCGGCGGATACATGCCCGGGGAATACGTGGCCAGCTTCGTCGGCATCGTGCCTGCGGACAAGCCGCAGTACGTCGTGCTGGTCAACGTCGAGCGGCCGCGCGGAGCGTATTATGGCGGCGTCGTCGCCGCTCCAGCGTTCCGCGAACTCGCGCGCCGCGTGCTATGGCGCGAGGGCGTGCTTCCCAAACGGGCCGACGGCGCCGACGACGCGCTGAGCCCCGCTAACGACGCAAAGCGGACCAAGAGGGACAAAGCGCAGGGGAACCAAGGCGGCCGACGGTAA
- a CDS encoding UDP-N-acetylmuramoyl-L-alanyl-D-glutamate--2,6-diaminopimelate ligase, with amino-acid sequence MPTLLRRLLADVGDARVSGDPDVLISSITVDSRRVERGALFACVRGERDDGHSHARAAVLAGAAAVLAEREIELPGRTPIALVPDVLAALSPMAAELQRRPSATLTCVGVTGTNGKTTTTHFIEAIALAAQRPFGLIGTLGARLAGAFSLPLEHTTPYAHELQALLARFRDTGAAGAVLEVSSHALSLHRVDDVAFDVAALTNVTHDHLDFHGSFEQYVRTKKRLFEMTGRSGIKPGGTSVLNLDDAVGRSLAPDAKRRMTYSLENNEAMLRASDVALTATGSTFWVRSLRPAPFSIHLPGPFNVANAMAAIAVGCALDFDVEAIAEGLEAVREVPGRMTSVAAPGFGVYVDYAHTPDGLRNVLQAARAVATRRVLCVFGCGGDRDPLKRPVMGRIARELADHVVVTSDNPRFEDPMRIINDVLAGMQGTAGVDFEVVPDRAQAIERAVALAKPGDVVVIAGKGHEAYQLVNGERLPFSDVAAAESAIRKVRV; translated from the coding sequence ATGCCGACACTGCTTCGGCGGCTGCTCGCCGACGTCGGCGATGCGCGGGTGAGCGGCGATCCCGACGTCTTGATCTCTTCTATCACGGTCGACTCGCGCCGGGTCGAGCGCGGCGCCCTTTTCGCGTGCGTTCGCGGCGAGCGCGATGACGGCCACTCGCATGCGCGCGCCGCGGTGCTCGCCGGCGCGGCCGCCGTACTAGCGGAACGCGAAATCGAGTTGCCCGGCCGCACGCCGATCGCACTCGTCCCGGATGTTCTCGCAGCGCTTTCTCCGATGGCAGCGGAGCTTCAGCGCCGCCCCAGCGCGACGTTGACGTGCGTCGGCGTCACCGGCACCAACGGCAAGACGACCACGACGCACTTCATCGAGGCGATCGCGCTTGCCGCGCAGCGTCCGTTCGGTCTGATCGGCACGCTCGGAGCTCGTCTCGCTGGCGCATTCAGCCTCCCGCTCGAACACACGACTCCCTATGCGCACGAACTGCAAGCGCTGCTCGCGCGCTTTCGCGACACAGGCGCGGCCGGCGCGGTGCTCGAGGTGTCGAGCCATGCGCTCTCGCTGCATCGCGTTGATGATGTCGCATTCGACGTCGCCGCTTTGACCAACGTCACGCACGATCATCTCGATTTCCATGGCAGCTTCGAGCAATACGTGCGCACGAAGAAGCGCCTTTTTGAGATGACCGGACGCAGCGGCATCAAGCCCGGCGGCACCAGCGTGCTCAATCTCGATGATGCGGTCGGCAGATCCCTCGCGCCGGATGCGAAACGAAGGATGACATACTCGCTCGAGAACAACGAGGCGATGCTGCGCGCGAGCGACGTCGCGCTGACGGCGACCGGCTCGACCTTCTGGGTACGCAGCCTTCGGCCGGCGCCGTTTTCGATCCATCTGCCGGGCCCGTTCAACGTCGCCAACGCGATGGCCGCGATCGCGGTCGGGTGCGCTCTCGATTTCGACGTCGAAGCGATCGCCGAGGGGTTGGAAGCCGTGCGCGAAGTTCCGGGGCGCATGACGAGCGTCGCAGCGCCCGGTTTCGGCGTCTACGTGGACTACGCGCACACTCCCGACGGACTTCGCAACGTCCTGCAAGCGGCGCGCGCGGTGGCGACTCGCCGCGTTCTCTGCGTGTTCGGTTGCGGCGGCGACCGCGATCCGCTCAAACGCCCCGTGATGGGGCGCATCGCGCGCGAATTGGCCGATCACGTGGTGGTGACGAGCGACAATCCGCGCTTCGAAGATCCGATGCGCATCATCAATGACGTGCTCGCCGGCATGCAGGGCACGGCGGGCGTCGACTTCGAGGTCGTTCCCGATCGCGCCCAGGCGATCGAGCGCGCCGTGGCGCTGGCCAAGCCGGGTGACGTCGTCGTCATCGCCGGCAAAGGACACGAGGCCTATCAACTCGTCAACGGGGAACGCCTCCCGTTCTCGGACGTGGCGGCGGCCGAGAGCGCCATCCGCAAAGTGCGCGTATGA
- the murF gene encoding UDP-N-acetylmuramoyl-tripeptide--D-alanyl-D-alanine ligase, translating into MSRLTIADFIKAASGHLIGASVPNTPFIPSTDSRTLSPGETFVCLRGPNFDGHDFITDAVARGAIAVVVDRPAAAESATVPAIVVDDTKRAYLAGAARARKLAAGVQLVGITGSNGKTTTKEMAAQLIGQHRRVSATPMNENNELGLARLCYALDGVDVAVAEMGARHPGEIEELAGIAAPDVGVLTNVGEAHLEFFEDREQLARTKFALLERSARAVCNAADAWTRRLAVEKGIASSALWVRLCGDENAAGLTLEAGSPHDGRVAVSLGASHAFAEWRLVGEQHLRDALLAAAAAIHCGLTFEQIIAGFGSLRLPAGRFETHALPSGAFVVYDAYNASPTSVAHALRAFAVLPALRRIVVLGSMAELGDDAAAQHEETGAAAARCLLDALYCGGEFAEALASGARRAGMPPSAVATYSSNAEIAGILRRSLQSGDGVLLKGSRVQRMEEILEALAAEKAPT; encoded by the coding sequence ATGAGCCGCCTGACGATCGCCGACTTCATAAAGGCCGCATCCGGTCATCTCATCGGTGCCAGCGTGCCGAACACGCCCTTCATCCCCAGCACGGATTCCCGCACGTTGAGCCCGGGCGAGACGTTCGTTTGTCTGCGCGGTCCAAATTTCGATGGTCACGACTTCATAACCGATGCCGTAGCGCGCGGCGCGATCGCCGTGGTGGTCGATCGGCCGGCGGCTGCCGAGAGCGCCACCGTGCCGGCGATCGTGGTCGACGACACCAAGCGCGCATATCTCGCGGGCGCTGCGCGAGCGCGCAAACTCGCCGCCGGCGTCCAGCTCGTGGGCATCACCGGCAGCAACGGCAAGACGACGACCAAAGAGATGGCGGCGCAATTGATCGGACAGCACCGGCGCGTGAGCGCCACGCCGATGAACGAGAACAACGAGCTAGGGCTGGCCAGATTGTGCTATGCGCTCGACGGCGTTGATGTGGCGGTGGCGGAGATGGGCGCGCGCCATCCCGGCGAGATCGAAGAACTTGCCGGCATCGCAGCGCCGGACGTCGGCGTGTTGACCAACGTGGGCGAGGCGCACCTCGAATTCTTCGAGGATCGCGAACAGCTGGCGCGTACGAAATTCGCGCTGCTCGAACGCAGCGCTCGCGCGGTGTGCAACGCCGCCGACGCGTGGACGCGGCGGTTGGCCGTTGAAAAAGGTATCGCGAGCTCCGCATTGTGGGTGCGGTTGTGCGGCGACGAGAACGCCGCCGGCCTGACGCTTGAGGCAGGTTCGCCTCACGACGGCCGCGTTGCGGTGTCGCTGGGCGCCTCTCACGCCTTCGCCGAGTGGCGCCTCGTCGGCGAGCAGCACCTCCGTGACGCGCTGCTCGCAGCCGCCGCGGCGATCCATTGCGGCCTGACTTTCGAACAGATCATCGCCGGTTTTGGGTCGCTGCGGCTGCCCGCTGGGCGCTTCGAAACCCACGCGCTGCCATCGGGCGCGTTCGTCGTCTATGATGCCTACAACGCAAGTCCGACTTCGGTGGCGCATGCGTTGCGCGCTTTTGCGGTGCTGCCCGCGCTCCGGCGCATCGTCGTGCTCGGCAGCATGGCGGAACTCGGCGACGACGCCGCAGCCCAGCACGAGGAGACCGGCGCGGCAGCCGCACGCTGCCTGCTCGATGCGCTCTATTGCGGAGGCGAATTCGCGGAAGCGCTTGCGAGCGGCGCGCGGCGCGCAGGCATGCCGCCTTCAGCGGTCGCGACGTATTCAAGCAATGCGGAGATCGCCGGCATCCTGCGGCGTTCGCTGCAATCCGGCGACGGCGTGCTGCTCAAAGGCTCGCGGGTGCAGCGCATGGAGGAGATACTCGAAGCGCTCGCGGCTGAGAAGGCGCCGACATGA
- a CDS encoding coenzyme F420-0:L-glutamate ligase → MTLRSFIVDAPGLSPHIVALPVRTPLVKAGDDLPAVVATAVRGIAAPDDVVCVSETAVAIAQGRSIPAEAIRPGRLARMLAQRSGSYATVNQPESMQLVIESAGALRVLAAAAASAAGRLIGRQGDFYRILGPAVAEIDGYTGTMPPYERHIVLGPDRPEEVAGEIAAACGTHAAIVDANDLGKVEVLGASTGLDREAVRECLRSNPHGNGDQQTPIVVLKYRPSIGSHVASPLLFAQAAQC, encoded by the coding sequence ATGACGCTTCGCTCGTTCATCGTCGACGCTCCCGGTCTGTCGCCGCACATCGTGGCGCTGCCGGTACGTACGCCGCTGGTGAAGGCGGGCGACGACCTGCCGGCCGTGGTGGCGACGGCGGTACGCGGCATCGCAGCGCCAGACGACGTCGTTTGCGTTTCGGAAACGGCAGTGGCCATCGCGCAAGGACGTTCCATACCGGCGGAGGCGATCAGGCCGGGCAGACTTGCGCGCATGCTCGCGCAACGCTCCGGTTCGTACGCGACGGTCAACCAGCCCGAATCGATGCAGCTCGTCATCGAGAGCGCCGGAGCATTGCGCGTGCTCGCCGCAGCCGCGGCCTCTGCCGCAGGCCGGCTCATCGGCCGGCAGGGTGACTTCTACCGCATTCTCGGACCCGCAGTGGCCGAGATCGACGGCTACACGGGCACCATGCCGCCGTACGAACGCCACATCGTCTTGGGGCCGGATAGACCCGAGGAAGTCGCCGGCGAAATCGCGGCTGCGTGCGGCACGCACGCGGCGATCGTCGACGCCAACGATCTCGGCAAAGTCGAAGTTCTCGGAGCGAGCACGGGTCTCGATCGCGAGGCGGTGCGCGAGTGCTTGCGCTCCAATCCGCACGGCAACGGCGATCAGCAGACGCCGATCGTCGTGCTCAAGTATCGCCCGAGCATCGGCTCGCACGTTGCGAGCCCGTTGCTCTTCGCCCAGGCGGCTCAGTGCTGA
- the mraY gene encoding phospho-N-acetylmuramoyl-pentapeptide-transferase produces the protein MLSPAAFLWLAAHVAVGGVLAAIVVPGVIAWQRQRGLSQQIYEDAPSSHAVKAGTPTMGGIAFAIAALAGALFPIENAVEALPLLCLVLAAACIGFADDYLILSKHRALGLRARAKFSLLAVAALGFVIWEATRMPLHGAQMWFGGPVLLPTWVWAILAVLAIVGAANAVNLTDGLDGLAAGSAIPPLLLMTYVSGNGLAASVLGACGGFLYYNRHPARIFMGDTGSLALGALLGGLAIDSGLLLLLPLIGVVFVVETLSVMAQVASFKMTGKRILKMSPLHHHFELSGWSESRVTLTFVAASLVAVCAIWFALVASWPRGAAH, from the coding sequence GTGCTGAGCCCCGCGGCGTTCCTCTGGCTTGCCGCGCACGTCGCGGTGGGCGGCGTCCTCGCGGCAATCGTCGTGCCTGGCGTGATAGCGTGGCAACGCCAACGCGGCTTGAGCCAGCAGATCTATGAGGACGCGCCGTCGTCCCATGCCGTCAAGGCGGGCACACCCACCATGGGCGGCATCGCATTTGCGATCGCGGCGCTGGCCGGTGCGCTCTTCCCGATTGAAAACGCAGTCGAAGCGCTGCCGCTTCTGTGCTTGGTCCTGGCTGCGGCCTGCATCGGCTTCGCCGACGATTACCTGATCCTGTCCAAGCACCGCGCGCTCGGTCTGCGCGCGCGCGCCAAGTTCTCGCTGCTCGCGGTGGCGGCGCTCGGCTTCGTCATCTGGGAGGCGACGCGCATGCCGCTGCACGGCGCGCAGATGTGGTTCGGCGGGCCGGTCCTGCTGCCGACATGGGTGTGGGCGATCCTGGCCGTGCTCGCCATCGTCGGCGCTGCCAATGCGGTCAATCTCACCGATGGGCTCGACGGACTCGCTGCAGGCTCGGCGATCCCGCCCCTGCTCCTCATGACCTACGTGTCCGGCAATGGGCTCGCCGCCTCTGTGCTCGGCGCGTGCGGCGGCTTCCTTTACTATAACCGCCACCCCGCTCGCATTTTCATGGGCGATACGGGCTCGCTGGCTCTGGGCGCGCTGCTCGGCGGGCTGGCCATCGACAGCGGCCTGCTCCTCCTGCTCCCGCTGATCGGCGTTGTCTTCGTCGTGGAAACGCTCTCGGTCATGGCGCAAGTCGCGAGCTTCAAGATGACGGGCAAGCGCATACTCAAGATGAGCCCGTTGCATCACCACTTCGAACTCTCGGGCTGGTCCGAATCGCGCGTGACGTTGACGTTCGTCGCCGCATCGCTCGTCGCCGTGTGCGCGATCTGGTTCGCACTCGTCGCCAGTTGGCCGCGAGGCGCTGCGCATTAG
- the murD gene encoding UDP-N-acetylmuramoyl-L-alanine--D-glutamate ligase, with translation MQKDIAVKFGRGDRALVIGVGRSGLATAAVLRKRGVRVVAFDDKRFEAGSPERAALDKLEVPLLSDRSALTTAAGDAQIAILSPGIPQNNPAVLDVQRAGTTVISEIEAAYRIAKAPIIAVTGTKGKSTTAALIGHLLRAAGAKVRVGGNIGNPLIGETAKAKADEWVVAEVSSFQLEGITTFRPRISVLLNITPDHLDRYPSMEEYAEAKFRIFANQRAYDAQRGSEQDFFIANADDPLVASAWDRVPCLKACYSFGSNPACNLTLVGDMIVERSDELRPVVAVSQLLIRGRHNAGNAMAAYLAASLANAAVDAVEAEAALRTFEPMEHRLQTISTAGGVTWVDDSKATNPAAVMKALETFDTPIILIAGGRSKNTDFSEMGSAIGKRAKRCILIGESAREIGRQIEGPVEYVASMQAAVHAAAAAAGPGDVVLLSPGCASFDMFQSAEQRGTSFAAAVREFAGGRKVGAS, from the coding sequence ATGCAGAAAGACATCGCAGTGAAGTTCGGACGAGGCGACCGCGCGCTGGTGATCGGCGTTGGCCGCAGTGGGCTTGCCACAGCCGCCGTGCTGCGCAAGCGCGGCGTCCGCGTCGTCGCTTTCGACGACAAACGCTTCGAAGCGGGTTCGCCCGAGCGCGCGGCGCTCGACAAACTCGAGGTGCCGTTGCTCAGCGATCGCAGCGCCCTCACCACCGCAGCCGGCGACGCGCAGATCGCCATCCTTTCTCCCGGCATCCCGCAGAACAATCCGGCCGTGCTCGACGTGCAGCGAGCCGGCACGACCGTCATCTCTGAGATCGAAGCCGCATACCGGATCGCGAAGGCGCCGATCATCGCCGTCACCGGCACGAAGGGCAAGTCCACGACCGCTGCGCTCATCGGACATCTGCTGCGCGCGGCCGGCGCGAAAGTGCGCGTCGGCGGCAACATCGGCAACCCGCTCATCGGCGAGACCGCCAAAGCGAAAGCGGACGAGTGGGTCGTGGCGGAGGTGTCGAGCTTCCAGCTCGAGGGCATCACGACATTTCGGCCGCGCATCAGCGTGCTGCTCAACATCACCCCGGACCATCTCGATCGCTATCCGTCCATGGAGGAATACGCCGAAGCCAAGTTCAGGATCTTCGCCAACCAGCGGGCCTACGACGCGCAGCGAGGTTCAGAACAAGACTTCTTCATCGCCAACGCCGACGACCCGCTGGTCGCGTCGGCCTGGGATCGCGTTCCGTGCCTCAAAGCCTGCTATTCGTTCGGCAGCAATCCGGCTTGCAACCTGACGTTGGTGGGCGACATGATCGTCGAGCGAAGCGACGAGCTCCGACCGGTCGTAGCCGTTTCGCAACTGTTGATCCGCGGGCGCCACAACGCCGGCAACGCGATGGCGGCATATCTCGCAGCAAGTCTGGCCAATGCAGCCGTGGATGCCGTCGAGGCGGAGGCGGCGCTGCGAACCTTTGAGCCGATGGAGCATCGTCTGCAGACGATCTCCACCGCGGGCGGCGTCACCTGGGTGGACGATAGCAAAGCCACCAACCCGGCCGCCGTCATGAAGGCGCTGGAAACGTTTGACACGCCGATCATCCTGATCGCCGGCGGACGCAGCAAGAACACGGATTTCAGTGAGATGGGTTCGGCGATCGGCAAACGCGCCAAGCGCTGCATCCTCATCGGCGAAAGCGCGCGCGAGATCGGCCGGCAGATCGAGGGTCCGGTCGAGTACGTCGCTTCCATGCAGGCAGCGGTGCATGCCGCAGCGGCTGCCGCCGGCCCGGGCGATGTGGTTCTGCTTTCACCGGGCTGCGCTTCATTCGACATGTTCCAAAGCGCCGAGCAGCGCGGGACGAGCTTCGCCGCCGCCGTGCGCGAGTTCGCCGGCGGCCGCAAGGTCGGCGCGTCGTGA
- the ftsW gene encoding putative lipid II flippase FtsW, which yields MIGRRAPDTFLLIVTVLLVAVGAVMVFSASSVVGINKYHDATHYLKRELVWIALGIAAAWFGAKLDYGALRKMAPYLLGLAVLMLVAVLLPHVGAVAGGARRWFEFGPISFEPSEFAKLALVIFLAKVFSEREDGARSLSKAGFPAMLWVGVCFALVVIEPDLGTASLFVMTAFVMLFVGGARWWHLGLEVAVAVPALLAFIYSTPYRRDRFTAFWNPWHDPRGAGYHILQSLSGLGSGGLFGVGLGQSRQKFGYLPEQYTDFIYSIIGEELGFMGAAAVLLLFLFLAYRGISIAMKAEDRFGFYLAIGITSIITLQALVNIGVVTASWPVTGVPLPFISYGGTSMVFSLFGIGLLASISRGRTKAALAEEERREGRGANSSHRRRHGRSSIPRAVTSASALRRAR from the coding sequence GTGATCGGACGGCGTGCGCCGGACACGTTCCTCTTGATCGTGACGGTCTTGTTGGTCGCGGTCGGCGCAGTCATGGTGTTCTCGGCGTCTTCGGTCGTCGGGATCAACAAGTACCACGATGCCACGCACTACCTCAAGCGAGAGCTCGTATGGATCGCGCTCGGCATCGCGGCGGCATGGTTTGGCGCGAAACTCGACTACGGCGCGTTGCGCAAGATGGCGCCGTATCTGCTCGGCTTGGCCGTCTTGATGCTGGTCGCCGTGCTGTTGCCGCACGTCGGCGCAGTAGCCGGCGGCGCTCGCCGCTGGTTCGAGTTCGGTCCCATATCGTTCGAGCCGTCCGAATTCGCGAAACTCGCGTTGGTCATCTTTCTCGCCAAAGTGTTCTCGGAACGCGAAGACGGCGCTCGCTCGCTGTCCAAGGCCGGCTTCCCCGCCATGCTTTGGGTGGGAGTGTGTTTCGCGCTCGTCGTCATCGAGCCCGACCTCGGCACGGCGAGTCTATTCGTCATGACCGCCTTCGTGATGCTCTTCGTGGGCGGCGCGCGCTGGTGGCATCTCGGCTTGGAGGTCGCAGTCGCGGTGCCGGCGCTGCTGGCTTTCATCTACTCCACGCCGTACCGCCGCGATCGTTTCACCGCATTTTGGAATCCGTGGCACGACCCGCGCGGCGCCGGCTATCACATCCTGCAATCGCTCTCCGGATTGGGTTCCGGTGGTCTTTTCGGCGTCGGCCTCGGCCAAAGCCGCCAGAAGTTCGGCTATCTGCCGGAGCAATACACGGATTTCATCTACTCGATCATCGGCGAGGAACTCGGCTTCATGGGCGCGGCTGCCGTGCTGCTGTTGTTCCTCTTCCTGGCGTATCGCGGCATCAGCATCGCCATGAAGGCGGAAGACCGGTTCGGATTCTATCTCGCGATCGGCATCACGAGCATCATCACGCTCCAAGCGCTCGTGAATATCGGCGTGGTGACGGCGTCGTGGCCGGTCACCGGCGTGCCGCTGCCGTTCATCAGTTACGGCGGCACCTCGATGGTGTTCAGCCTTTTCGGGATCGGGCTACTGGCCAGCATCTCGCGCGGTCGAACGAAAGCTGCGTTGGCCGAGGAGGAACGAAGGGAAGGACGCGGTGCGAATTCTTCTCACCGGCGGCGGCACGGGCGGTCATCTATACCCCGCGCTGTCACTAGCGCAAGCGCTCTCCGCCGCGCCCGCTGA
- a CDS encoding UDP-N-acetylglucosamine--N-acetylmuramyl-(pentapeptide) pyrophosphoryl-undecaprenol N-acetylglucosamine transferase, whose product MRILLTGGGTGGHLYPALSLAQALSAAPADPGVCSPDDPSVALPLLDGGHELLFIGTRGGMEAEVIARTHIPLAIVSSGPMSRTSLTRAVGGLAASAVGTAQALPIVKRFKPDVVIATGGYTSVPAVMAAATLRTARVLRGTKIALIEPNVEPGRANRLMANVADEVWGAYAETGKFFPKKFVLTGIPVRAEIAARPTQVEARRSLGLDPKLTTVLIFGGSQGSRTINVATSAMIARRRLPRTWQVLHASGERDHEWMKAERKVETSGNRYHLVKYLDDMALAYAAADVAVCRAGASTLAELAAVGLPSILIPYPHAADDHQRKNARLFAGHNAAVVIEDTGLDPDSLYWALVNALDPDKNVVMRLGAAQLAHPRALDIMIERIIKGKIGTR is encoded by the coding sequence GTGCGAATTCTTCTCACCGGCGGCGGCACGGGCGGTCATCTATACCCCGCGCTGTCACTAGCGCAAGCGCTCTCCGCCGCGCCCGCTGACCCCGGCGTGTGCAGCCCCGACGATCCGTCGGTCGCGTTGCCATTGCTCGACGGCGGCCACGAGCTGCTGTTCATCGGCACGCGCGGCGGCATGGAAGCCGAGGTCATCGCGCGCACGCACATCCCGCTCGCAATCGTCAGCAGCGGGCCGATGTCGCGCACGTCGCTGACCCGCGCTGTCGGCGGCTTGGCGGCGAGCGCGGTTGGCACCGCCCAGGCCTTGCCGATCGTGAAGCGCTTCAAGCCCGACGTCGTGATCGCCACCGGAGGCTACACGAGCGTTCCCGCGGTGATGGCGGCCGCGACATTACGCACGGCGCGCGTGCTGCGCGGCACGAAGATCGCTTTGATCGAGCCGAACGTCGAGCCCGGCCGCGCGAACCGGCTGATGGCCAACGTCGCGGACGAGGTGTGGGGCGCATACGCGGAGACGGGCAAGTTCTTTCCAAAGAAGTTCGTGCTGACCGGCATCCCAGTGCGCGCGGAGATCGCGGCTCGACCGACGCAAGTTGAAGCGCGCCGCAGCCTCGGACTCGACCCCAAGCTGACCACGGTTTTGATCTTCGGCGGCAGCCAGGGTTCGCGCACGATCAACGTGGCGACCAGCGCCATGATCGCGCGCCGGCGGCTGCCCCGGACGTGGCAAGTCCTGCACGCCAGCGGCGAGCGCGATCACGAATGGATGAAGGCCGAACGAAAGGTCGAGACGAGCGGCAACCGTTACCACCTCGTCAAGTATCTCGACGACATGGCGCTCGCGTACGCAGCCGCCGACGTCGCGGTGTGCCGCGCCGGCGCTTCGACGCTCGCCGAACTAGCCGCCGTCGGCCTTCCGTCGATCCTCATCCCCTACCCACACGCGGCGGACGACCACCAGCGCAAGAATGCGCGCCTGTTCGCCGGCCATAACGCGGCGGTGGTGATCGAGGACACAGGGCTAGACCCCGATTCGCTCTACTGGGCGCTCGTGAATGCGCTCGATCCCGACAAGAACGTGGTCATGCGTTTAGGCGCCGCACAACTCGCGCATCCGCGCGCACTCGATATCATGATCGAGCGCATCATCAAGGGCAAGATCGGCACGAGGTAG